One Echeneis naucrates chromosome 4, fEcheNa1.1, whole genome shotgun sequence genomic window, GGGAAGGATATGGTCTGGCGCAGTGTGAAACGCACGGCGTCAATGACGCGCTCGCCTCGGGCCTCAGAGGCGCCCACGCTGACAGTGGAGGCCCCACTGGTGGTGCGAACTATGTGGGGAGGTGGGGAAAAATCCATGGCCTGTCGGTGCTCCATGATGCCCTTCCAGATGATGTGCTGGAACTCTGCGGGGATcttcagcctggacaggtcctAATGGTCATTACATAGGGGAGCGTTAGTATTCgcgggggagggagggagggagggagggggtgggtgggCACTCTTCTCTCTAACCCATCATATGACTCGTGTGGGATAGACAAGGGCTCACCTCCATGTTATAGTTCTCAATCTGGTAGATGTTGGTTAGGCCCTGTGCTGTGAAGTAGTCCAAGCAGCCTGCGCAGCCCAACCGTATAAGGAAGCTGGTGGAGGAACAGAGAACCACATTTACAGGTGGGAatatttcattcttcattttacAGCATACTCTGGAACGAGGTATCGCAGCTTATCAACGAAGTTTGCTTTTGACTTTTAAGACCAGAATTTAAAGAAGTTCTAGTTATCAACTCTTGAGGCTCTCTAAATACTTACGCTTTGCTCTCTTTGACTGTagttagcaaaaaaaaaaaaaaaataatttttgagtTACCGTATTCATTCAAGgtattgttttaatttgaggCAACTCATTTAATGCATTTCAAAAATTGGATTAGTTTGTAACAATTTATGGCCTAACTCTTATTTAATAGCTCTtcttaaataatataaataatgaagaaatcagaagtcaaaaataaaaaagaacaagttATGAAATCACTAAAACTTAACACATTATTgtgaaatgttacattttagtttttaaattcaCTCTTATTTGGTCGTAGAAACGTTTTCAAAATTGTTTTGTGAGAGACTTCAGAGATTAAATTAGGCAGCATaactatttctttttccttgccAGCTAGTTCAGTAGTATGTGCAGCTGTGTTAAACGAAAAAATAAAGGAGGAGTAGTTAGGGACTGTGCAagtactttttttaaatacagcgGTAGCTTATAATTGGTCAAATCAGAATTACTTTAATGTCGTCAATGCAGCCAACAGGACTAACTGGCTAAATTTGGCAGCAGTTGTTGAAAGTGCTAAACGGGGTtgggagagtgggagagggaCTGTGACGCCGCtgtcacaggaaaacaaaataaaaatattctctttgcaaaaagacaaagaataatttaaaaaaacgaCTCTGTGCATGACTGAAAATAAGAAACGAATCAGTAAGGATTATTCGTTTTCACAATTTGAACCTTTTTGGCCTCTtctatataaatattaaattaataatgccttttggatttattttctatttaaagcATGGGGCCTTCatacattttaaagcaaatccacaataataaaaaaaaagggttgaTGCTTTTCACTGTGGTTCGGTGAAGTACCTGGAGATGCTGCTGTCCATGGGGtatggaggagggggggtacAGTGGGAGGAAGGCACCAGGGGTAGCTGTGGCTGCAGTGCATGTGTGGGGCTCAGTGAACTCATGTCGGCATTCATGGGGAGGTGAGTGCCCATCATGGGAGTCACTGCAGAGACAAAAGGAGCTACCGTAAGCTGTCTTATAATTCTCTGGGATTTCGAGATGATGTAATGTCAAATTATACAAGGGAATCGGGgggtgggagtgggggggtgggtggcATGCAGGGGTCGCTGTCAACATGATGCATAATGCATCATAGCAGGTCCTGCGGAGGAGGACGTTCTTTTTCAGTggggagctgtgtgtgtctgtgtgcgtatgtATATGTATGGGATGGGGGCGGGGACGGTTCTTCACCTCCCCTCCTGCCTGCCTGGACATGCTCCCCTCATACGGATACAATATGCCCAGGATGGACAGGATGACTGAAGGGTGGGGGGGCTACAGAACAATATAGAGGGGAAACAAAGGGCCACACTTACTGTCAGTCAGGCCTCCAGACATGCTGGATGGGGTGAGTGTGTTACGCTGCTGGGGGTTGATGAGCTGGCTGACAGAGGGCAGCTTGTTGACTTTTCCATGAGttggggagctggagccaaagGAGGGCTGAGATGGCATGGAGGTCCTGAGGCAGGAGAGACGGGGTGACAGACCGTTACTATTATCATCTTTCAACAATATTTAACTCTAAACCAGCCAAGTCACTTCAGTGGAAACAGCAATAACTGATTTCCATGAAAAACTTAACTACGTGTCAGTTCCACAGAGGGGGTTTTCTCCCCATTTCGATTTAATGAAATAGAGGAACAGTAAAAGAACAGAggtcaagcaaaaaaaaaaaaaaaaaaaagacatttactgCCAGTAAAAAGGTCTGGGGCcacaaatgtaacaaaatggTCTGTTTCAAACAGAAGTCACAAAGTCAATTTGCTCTGCACGTAACAAAGTGAACACCTGCATTTtctatttaaagtttttattgaggaaagttaaaaacaaacacacagactgtcctGCAGTGATTTTATAAAACATGACCAGCATTAGCAAAAAGCTCTCTCAATAATAAAGTCTCTTATCCCCAAAGTCCCACAAGTTAGATATTGTGAGTCCAGCTCTCATGATGATGCAAAGGCTAAACACATTCAGTTGAACAAGCTCTTAAATCAaataagacaacaaaaacaagcattttaGCTTGACTCCTGGCCAAAGTCAGCCAGATTTAAAGGCTGAACGGATCAATATTTCACTAACAGAGTGCGCTACACAAACATGATAAACAGAGATCTGATGACACAATGAGGACATCATCACAATAGGCTAACTTAGAAATATCATTTTGAGGGAGAAAAATAATGCATGCAAAAATTATAATCTACATGTTTCAAGAAAAAACGTCATCGGAAACAGACTTTACGGATtattaaacaaagaacaacttTGTCCAGCATGTAGGGCTACAACCTCAACACTGTTTATAGTTTGCATGACctctgaacagcagcagcagcatcaggtCTTAGAAACAGAAAGTTTCAGCATCAGAATCCCAGGAAAGGAGGAAATTTCGGagatcagaaaaaaatcaaagttgataaaaaaaaaggagacagagaagggaTCCGTGTatcagggggaggaggaggaggaggaatgtgGGGCAGAGTttcaggaggagctgcagcgTCGCCTCTGCTCTCCTGCAGGTTCCAGGAGCTGGCTACCAAGACGGGTTTTTACCAGACTGCAGGGAAGGAaccagaaagaagagagaggagaaataagGGCTCAGTGACGAAAGAGGAGAGTGAACTGGCTGAACCCAGAGAGGCCCAGAAGTTGAGGAAATCAGCTTAATAAATattacagaagaaaaaacaaaagcaatggagaaggacacagagagagagacagagaggaaggagaggaaggaacaCAAGTTTTTAGTGACAGCTGGGACCTAAGACTACATCAACAGTCTGTACTAACACCACGAACCAGAAGATGGCAGTATGCAGACAGAGATCACAGATGTTCAGTGCTGGAATGTGCATTGACATGACAAAGCcggagaagagaagaaaaggtcTGAAACAGTCGCTGTTAACAGAaccttttatttcaaaagctgCAATGGAAAGATTGTAGGAGATAGAAAGTACAGAAGAGAGCAACAAACTACGTTTGGTTGTGAGGATCTTCAGTGTCCGAAGAAACACGTTGAAAACATGCTATAACGTATAGATGGACTCTAAAATGTAAGCAATCTTTATTTAGATAATTGATAgattttatatgtatatatatataacattcaTTTAACTAGCAATATTTTAGTGCCTGTCACAAACTCAGAGGCACCCAgcaacacacaaataaagtaaaaaaaaaaaaaaaaaaaaaaaaaaaaacagcaaacgcTTGCACTGTGAGGCTGTCTGCCAGTCCCTTAGTGGGAAACTATAACATAAGCAATAATTATCATCACAGGGCTGTCAAACTATCACTTACACCCATCTCTTCTTTTTAGCTTTTTAGCGTTTAGTGAAATGGGCGTggacaagggaaaaaaaaggttcagtCTGAGAAAGTTTTAATTATGCTGAAGTGAATAGATGAGGCTAAGGCACGGATTTTGTTGGGTACTGTTGTGCAAACCTGGCAGAGCACCCAAAGGCGTTTCCACAAATCTTTGGAAGCTTCTCCTTAACAAAGCATAGCCAGGTACATTTGTCACGATTCATCAGCTTTGGCTCATATCCCATGAGAgcagaaagggggaaaaaaaaaacagcaactctACTGAGCACAAGGTTAACCCTCTAAAGTTGCTAGCATTAAGCAAATTTTAAgtaaattctctgctgctgggaATCATTGCATAATTCATTTTCCAGCAACAATTGTCAGCCTTTACTTGATAGCTACAATGCTTCAGTGAAGGCAATAAATAGAATCAAGTAATGTCATGCAAAGCTTTTATCAGTTTTGCAGCTACAAGTCACTCATGGTTAGTCAGTTAAATCGTTTTTGCTGCCTATTCAaatgaaaagacttttttttttccttgcaagCAAACAAGTAATGTAGCCAAATCAAGAGAGTGCATGGTTACAAGCACCACAGCAGGGAACTTGAATTCCTTGAACCTTGGAAGTAACGTaggtttgtgtttcatttcgTGGCCAAGAACAAAAGAATCACTTTATTAAAAGCCTACACTTGTACTCACTGTTTTTGAAGTagattttgctgctgctgccggtaTGATTCTATGGTATGTTGTGGAAGAAACTGCATGAGTTCCAGAGACTCTTTGATTTTTACCAAAATCTCATAAATTTCACGACCTTTGATCTGTgtagagaaaagaaagagaggagtcAGTGAGCAGGCCAGACGCACTCCAACAAGTGGTTAAAGAAGCTAAACTGCAAAACACTACTCACaggcaaacaaaaaacctcCTCGTCTGTAGATCTTCTCTTCTTGATGGCGGACATCTGAATGCCATGGGAGACCTGGCGGAAGGCTGAAAAGAGGAGAGCGACAGGTGAGTATGGCTGCCATGTACTGAAGTGGTGAGCTAGCCTTAAGCCAAAGCAGCAGTGAAAGAACGAGGGAAAGGAGCAGAGATTGGAAACATTCACTAACTGAGCGTTAGCAGAAGCAAAGGTTCAGGGTCCTCCACACTGACAGCATGTCGAGTAAGACCAAAAGCTTGGCAGCCCATCACCAGCCCCAGCGCTACTTACGGCGTTTCATACCCTCACTGCTCTTTGTGGCGTCTGTTACATGCTGCTTGCGGATGCTGTCCTCATCTGCCTTGCGGTCTCTGCCCGGGCAGGCGCAGATCCTGGCCTCGAAGCACCGGCGGCCTAATACCTGACCGCTGGAGATGGGGAAGACAGAATCTCAGTCACAAAAACAACCCACCACTTGGCTGGAAGCAATGACGTCCAACTTCTGAGGATGAGGACAATGATGACGGTAGCGTCTCTTACTCTCTGGTTTCCAGCGTGACGATGATGAGAATTGGACGTCGGTTCATTCCACCAACGCAGCTGGAGTTGCACATGAAGTTGTACAAAATCGTGGTGAATTCTGTCCCTACCTGAGGACGACAAATGAATGAAGGTGAGTTGGTGACTTGGTGACTCAGAAGGAAAGCAGGTAGAAGTAAAAACCGAATTTGTAAAAGCCACTTTTTTATTAACCTGGTTagctttttaatgaaaatggtCCTTAGATCTAGTTGTGTAAATGTAGCTGCTCTTACTTACTGTTGATTAACAGAGGTAAATAGGTCAGCAGTAACTGTTGAAAAGTGTTAATTCACTTCACCTTTCGTCTTTGTACTTTCattacatacaaacagacaaagcCTGATGTCAGGtgtttaattcaattttttctACTGCCATCACATCAAATACCTTCTGGATATTGTTTGTTTCTAACATAGACCCTCTAAAGAAGAGTTaagattttaaaacacatttcagcaacaTTTCAATGAGTGATAGTCAGCTAATGCAGCatattttttattcctgtgAGAAGATTCACCATATGGTCTGTAGAATGGGTTTAAAAACGCTGAAAAATAAGACAATTCCAAACAAGCATTTGAGGACCGATCAGCTCGTCAGCTCTATTCGTCAGAGTCACGCTGAAGTTGGGAGGCGACACTGACAGGGCAGGAAGGACTGCTCACCTGGGGAGGCTCGTAGGGCACTAATACGCTCTGTCTTCCAGTGATGGAGTCCTCCAAATACTGGGCATGGTTGTTTCCCTCCACGCGGATCAGATGGCTGGCAGGAGCGATCTGGCCTGCGAGCAGCATGAGTCACATTAGTAAATGTCAACAGTAATAAACAATTACTGAACAATAACTAACTTTTCACTCCATCAAATGAACTGACCGTCATTGAACTCGCGGCTCAGCTCGTGGTTGGGGCAGCGTTTCACCACTTCGGTCACATGTTCAGCTTTTTTGTAAACAGGCATGGCTCTGATGACGGCACCTTGTGGGGGGGTGGTCAGGACTTTGATCTGAATGGGACATGTCTTGGCAATTTGGCAGTAAAGTTTCTTCAGTTCTGTTGAGTACTggaaggtagaaaaaaaaaagagacaaaaagatgaggatgaggagtaTCTAGatacattgaaaaaaagaataatatcTGCATGCCCTATTGTCATATTATTGCTCACGACGCAAAAATTCGAAAAGCACAGATTGATCTGCGTAACACCTGTTGCCTGAGCCGTGCACGTCTGGTTTTCCCTGAAGCAAGAGATGTTAAAGACAAGACTGTGATTATGACCtgctaaaataaacacacacacacatacgtttTGGTTCTAAATGTGTGTATTGGGAAACCTCAAGGATGTCTCACGGACAGCCTCTGGGACTTCCGTGGAGCACCATAAAATGGACCCCTCCAGCAGCAATTAGCTGGGCCTGGCTTTCATCTTCAAGGGAGGAGTGCTCTGCTCAAGCATTCGATGGCCACTCATCATAAGGAACAGGGTGCCTGGAGATGCTGGCACACTAACACTGTATCAGGTGGAGTGGAGTTTTGCTGGTGTAGAGGAAAACAGCTCAGTTTTAGCATTTTGAATACAGGAATCGCAAATCACAGCATCTGGTTCATGCCAAAATGTGATGTGTTGGTCACACACACTGGCTCCCATTCAAATTTGTAAACCAGGACTCATGAATAATGGATCCCTGGCACAGTTAGAATTGATAACCAGTAAAGCCATCAGAAAGACTGAATTGTTACTAATAGGCAGAACCCAACTGTGTAAACAAACCATTCAAATCACTGCTGTGTAAGCAGAGCCTTAAATCCTCTGTGTGCAGAAGACAGTGGGTGGGGGTGGAAGGTGGAGGGGAAAATTTTCCTGTCAGCTTCATTTCGGAGGGAAGAAAAGTGAACATTGTGAAAAACCGCTTGGGGTTGTGTTCGAgaacaatacaacacaaaattCCACCTCTATTAAGTTTGGTTTCAAAGAAGAGAAGTTCATTCCAGTACCTGTCTTCGCTGACTTTAAATATTACACAAACTTGGCACAGACCTTTTCAGCTCTGCTCCCCAGGCACAACCTTTCCTTTCATCAGGACAAACCCAAAACAGCACCTTCTTGTCTAGCTTTCCCATAAACCTGGTCACAAGCTGCACACATTACTGCAGTGCAGAGACGGGATCCACTTGGGTTTACAAAAATAACCCAAATTATCggctttgttctttttctcaagTGACCTTATTATAAACTGTTCATCCACAGGATGGCCTGACAACACTACATGGTGTTACTGACACAAAGGTACGATAAGATGCCATGCTATGTTTCAGGATTTGCTCAAATACATCTGATTAAATGAGACACTAACTGATGAGCACGGTTCAAGCTCTTAGAAGCGCATTTCAAAATGATAACCGAACAAACTGTTGACTTTTTGGAAATCAAAGCAGCTTTCCAAAAggtgttaaaaacaaaaagtctggGATGGATGTTTGTAGTTGTCCCGTTGCTTCTAACCTGATACCCTCTGTATGCCTCTGTCAGTCAGCTAAATGAGGTGGAGAGGCCAAGCAGCGAGACGCAGGGTAAGAGCAAAACAGAAAGAGATATCAAAAggttataaagaaaaaataaagacgTGAAGGATCAGTGAGCAGTCTATTGAATAATTACAGGGCCCTGCTTTTATGTAGCTCAtggcaaaaaacaacaaaactccAAACTCCAAGATCTAATCAGAGATGTtggagaagcagaaaagaaaaccaaagttTGTGTAGATCATATCCAACTATCTgaaacacgcacgcacactctcactcacacacacacacacacacacagaaagacaaccATCCCAGCCCTGAAGCTACAAACTTTGAGTACACAACTATGTGTTGCCAGTGCTGTGTTTGCTCAGTAGTGAGAGCAGGAGCTACTGGTGATTGTTGAAAGCAGCGCCTGGCTAAAGCTAACACTGTTCAGGGTGGAGGACACCGGGTTGACTGATGGGATTCAGTGCCTCACACAGGGTGCGGTATTCAGGTGTTAACATGCAATTATGAGTCTTTCATTGGTCACAATGTGAATTACACAGCCGGGGAACACACAGTACACAATACAGAGCTGCTTAATCACAATCGTTTgaaaaggaatttttttttcttctgttttgaaAGAACTGCACATGACACATCCTTCAAGTGGCCCATGAGgttttttgaaataataaatgaccTACAGAAGCTGCACTCATACATCACTGCCTACTGCAGCTAGTGCTGTACAGTTCTGCTGAACGTCGTTTGTTGCCTGACACGTTCAAAACGCGTACGAAAATATGTTCCTACAATGATCTTACTGCATGAAACATACAATTTGTCCTGATGCTTGTACAGTGCTGCATGTGCGCAATTACTTTCTAATACATGCAGCACTTttaacacacaagcacacacttcCCGTGCATTGCAGGTTGAGGCAGGCCCACAGCTGTGGCGTTCTTTTCTCCCTGACAGGCGCTGCGGGCGCATGCAGAAGTCAAGTCCTGACAAACATCAGGCCTTAAACAAGCACCGTTTGGCGCCTCTGGTCTTGTCTTCTTCATACCTGACATGTCATGTCACGCCTAGAGCTTCTCCCAAACCTGTTTAATTCAACAATAACGCAGAGgagtttttctctcttgctgttttctccaaaacacaaagtaaaacctTTACTTCTATAAAGAAAATGGATATAtagtgaaataaaagtttttagACAATAACTGACtccctctttaaaaaaaaaaaaaaaaaaaaagtgagttaTAATGTAGTCACCAGCTACCAGCAATGATGACCACCACTCAGTCTCAGTGACACCTGCTCCAAGGTAAACCCATACACTGACAGGCGGCATCATGTTTGTGTAGCCAGTGTCACATATCCGTCACTCTGGGATTAGCCAATCAAATGCTCATTTACGCTGGCGCTTTAAGCAACTAATTACAAATGAGGACATTaaatttgaaactgaaaataaaagccaacagaaaaaaatggattcTCCCCGTCACAATTTCAAATGCAGAGTAGCTAAAGTTTGTCATGTAGCACCATCGTATtttcacaaaaatgaaacaggGAAGTGTCGCTGCAAGCAACGTTTTGGTATTCTGAAGTTCAGTAATCAGACAATGGTGATTTATCCGTGAACTCATTGGGTGGCTCTGATCTCATCTTCTCCATGTCACAGATTCATTGCATTATTTGTGTTCAAACAACTACAGCAtgatattttctgtaaatcactGCTGCAGCTATCTCTAGAAGGCTGTCTGttgggccaaaaaaaaaaaaaaaaactcttgtgATCCGAACTAAGAGAATGGGCTTTTCCACAACAATTATGGAGAAATCCCATAGCCCATATCATAAAAACCCTTTGACtctgcctttttaaaaatttcCCCTCTACCTTTTCCCATCTGTAGCTTTCAGGACGAGTCGTGACAAGCTTCTTGACACAAACAAGTCTCTGCCCCATCTCATGAGGCGTGGGACGGGCCCGCAGATGTTCCAGGGGCAAGCTGTGTCTTGCTGCCTTTCGCTAGAACACTCTTCTCTTTGAGCATTCAAgggctctcctcctcctccggcgCAATGTGAGATGCAACCATCAAGCTTAACTCTCTCAAAAAGACAGAGCCCACTCCAAGAGCACAGGGTTCAGGAAAGAGGCACACGGTATTTACACAAGTATTATCTACAGGCCCTCAATCCATTACTGTAATCCCCAGAGCTCTGCAGCGTCCCACTGATAGCCTAAACCATGACATTCCTCTCCTTTGACTACTATATATTGTGGCAGTTAATACGCATGGCAAACACAGCCAATCTTTGTCTCACAATGGTGGCCTGATTCGCGACCCTCCATTAATATAGAACAAAAACCACAATAAAACATCTTTAACTGTCGCGCTCATTTGACCTGGCAGATTGCTTTCTGCAGCTAAGTGATAAAGGAAGGATCACAACGGAGACGACAGGAGTGCCAACAAGGAAACTGTTGGAGCAGTTATGGGAAACGTTGACGTGTtgcacctctgtgtgtgtgtcacagtcaTCCTAGACAGGAAGAAGTTAAGGTGTGGGTTAGGGATTAGGTGTGTCTCCATAAGAACAGTCATCAAAAAGCACAGTACACAGTCCACTAAGTCCCGTGGAAGATCCCACAGGCCTTCAAAGCACAGAGCAAAGCTGCAGTGGTGACATCTTCAGTGGCATTCTgccatcagtccatcagtccagCAGTAGAGCGATCAGATTGAGATTATGAGGGCTTTGGGAAAGAGCTCCTGAGATCAGGTTAGGGAGCCTCTTTCAAAATGAGAAGCAACACTGTAATCACTGTTCATTAGAGTAACTTCTCCAGACCACAGAGAAAATGatcagtgcaaaaaaaaacattgttcagTGAGACTAAATGCTCCTTGGTATGATTAAatgacagtgttttgttgtgatgtgaCAGGTCATTGATGgattatgtatttatatttagccTGAACATTTAATGGGGAAACAATATAGTAATTAATATGTTGTTtccctgtttttaaaatgaatcacaTTTTGCTATTACAGCAATCAGTGAATAAAGGAGACCATTTCTGTGTCTCATCAGTGAACATGCTAAACTAACATAAACATTGTGgaattaaaaatacacttttttttttttttttcatttttaaaattatgcaTATCGTAGATGTGGGACAGCTGATttagtttttgggttttttttttttgattgttttacaTGCTTATTTTCGGGTATTAAGTTAAACTGAAAACTCTGGATCAGTAAACCAGTAAAAAGCTTCAGCCAGAGAAGGAGTGTAGCGCTGTGATGATAAATAACAATTCactatttttttcatattaggTCAGACCAATCAAACCAGTCTTGCATCATGTGTTATGACTGTGGGACACAGTCTGTTGTGCTGCATGTTTCTGTGATGGGGATGTGTCTCAAAACCAGTGTGGCTAAGGCTTTGGTGGGTGTGCCTCTCACAAACCACATTTTTAACAGCCTCACAGTTGCACATCAGgaaaacacttttgtttttgaacaaTGAAAATGAGATGGATGAGTGAGGCACTCTGGGAATTGGGTAAATGTCACAGTCCCACAGTTGGCGTCGCCAAGGAATAAGGTGATTTTGCCGAGCACTGGcttttttggctgttttgttttgttttttctccaaaggAACAGTGAATTGAATCCCTGCATTAAGCTCAGCAGGTTTTTCCCTTTGGATGAATCTGACAGGACGACCTTTGCAATTTATCAATCTTTTACAAACCATACGGaccatttgaattaaaatgttgcTGACAGTTTATAATAATTTACTCTAATGCAGATGCCTATGTTCATAGCCCCAGATCGCAGATTCCAACTTATGTTGACGTCCTGGTTCTGATTTGATCAGTGACCTAAAGAAGCTGACTAAGACAACTTCGAATACAAAAACAAGGGACAGCACGCATACAGAGACAGAAGCCTTTCACCGAAGGTGTCCACCAGGATGGACAAATTCACCGAACGTGCAGCGCTTTTACGTTGCTGCACAGAGTGTTGCAGATTACACGCATAAACAACCAAGCAGGTGGGGCTCCGATGCAACAGCTGTCCTTTAGCTTTGTCAAACATAatgacagagcaggagaagCTAGTTATGTAGGTTTACAGAGCATCACATGGTGACATCTAGCTGCGCAGGGCTTCACCACACCTGGGCCAACTGTTGCGTCTGTTTACCTCTGTCATCAACAAACTACCAGCTAACTTTGTTCAATTTCTATGTCAACAGGATCACCCAGAGCTGAGTAAACATGTAAAACAGGAATATATACAAGTTTTTCATGTGCAATCAAATTATTAACAAGGCCAGGGTGATGACAGTATAAGAGCTTGGTCTGGAGCTGCCTTGTATTTAAAGTTCCGTGAAGTaacattgttttgatttggcacaacataaataaaatttgatttgatttgatttacctTTACTTCATCTGCTAATGTTATTTTGTCTTATGTGATCGTATATTTGGTGAGATCATGCTtagcttttcctcttttctcaaGTGAGATGTGATGTTTGAGCTTTTGGCAAGAAATACCCAAGGTTCAGTCATGATTTGAAGCTATACATCTCTGGTGATATTTTTACTTGCCACATTGTGTGACTCAGAACTGATGCACATACAAATCTGCCTGGAGCACAGATTGGCAGATAAGGGATTCATgggtaaaaacaacaaagtccCGATATCCTCTACTCTGGAAAATCACTGCTTCCGCTGCTTCATATGATGAGATGTTAGGATGACAGCAAGCACGTTAATATATCCATGGCAGCTAGGATTCTGATGACACGACAGACATAAAGCTACTTAAAAAGCTGTCTGTAGGACTATTTTGTTATGAAACAATTCACTTATAAACAAAGACAGGCAACCAAACTGCTCAAGGATTGCACACACCGGCACACTTTCAAATGTCCAGTAGCTGTAACTTACCTGGCCCAGTCTGAATCTGTGCTATATAGGCACAGCAGGGTGCACATGAAATATGAATACATGGATTTGCAGCAAatgctatttttatttcttactttcAAATCTTGCTTTGTCATTTTAGCATTATTTACTTCTCTTCCAAGAGTAAGTGCTAAGATGGAACCACTGCTTGACCATAAACTGGGATTTCTCTATAGATTGCACAGAGATGTCTTACCGTCCAGGTGGCCGACTTCGCTGTACTGGATTGCTGGAAGGACACGTCAAAAGTGTGAGGTCCTGCGTAGTCTGTGTTGGATGGGATGGCAGGTGAGGGAGAAAGGGCATCAAAGGTGGAGCTGGGCTGGGCGTAGGGCGATGGGGCAGTCACGCTGTTCTGTGCATGATCGTTGTTGTAGGGGCTGGTAGAGGTCGAGCCACCGTTCTGGATGTTCTGGTCCATGCTGTTCAGGAGCCCCAGGTTTGTATACTGTGACTAGAGACAAAATGGAGGGAGCGGGGAGAGATTTTCAGTCAGTACAGGAGAATTTCACTATTTTAATAAATCTGTCCAGAATTAACTTTGCATTACGGTTTTATAGTCCACCTATAACAATACCCAGTTTAAGGTAAGATGATGATTGAagaagcatttttatttcccttttcatATTCCTACTATATGAACACTGAATAATTTACGTTGATTCAGCTggtaaaacacaaaatctgaaGAAAGCATGCTATGGaagagcatttaaaaaaatattt contains:
- the tp63 gene encoding tumor protein 63 isoform X6, with translation MLYLETGTTTSYSESQYTNLGLLNSMDQNIQNGGSTSTSPYNNDHAQNSVTAPSPYAQPSSTFDALSPSPAIPSNTDYAGPHTFDVSFQQSSTAKSATWTYSTELKKLYCQIAKTCPIQIKVLTTPPQGAVIRAMPVYKKAEHVTEVVKRCPNHELSREFNDGQIAPASHLIRVEGNNHAQYLEDSITGRQSVLVPYEPPQVGTEFTTILYNFMCNSSCVGGMNRRPILIIVTLETRDGQVLGRRCFEARICACPGRDRKADEDSIRKQHVTDATKSSEAFRQVSHGIQMSAIKKRRSTDEEVFCLPIKGREIYEILVKIKESLELMQFLPQHTIESYRQQQQNLLQKQTSMPSQPSFGSSSPTHGKVNKLPSVSQLINPQQRNTLTPSSMSGGLTDMTPMMGTHLPMNADMSSLSPTHALQPQLPLVPSSHCTPPPPYPMDSSISSFLIRLGCAGCLDYFTAQGLTNIYQIENYNMEDLSRLKIPAEFQHIIWKGIMEHRQAMDFSPPPHIVRTTSGASTVSVGASEARGERVIDAVRFTLRQTISFPPRDEWSDFSFDLDSRRNKQQRIKEEGE
- the tp63 gene encoding tumor protein 63 isoform X3: MNSPYTAVQCYPEFPFHRLRDRPSCLAWRESSFLTAMSQNQSGQTTDFFNQDVFNQLFDMLDQSAIHSVQPIELNFRDSPTDGSPGNTIQISMDCITMHEPDEALSSQYTNLGLLNSMDQNIQNGGSTSTSPYNNDHAQNSVTAPSPYAQPSSTFDALSPSPAIPSNTDYAGPHTFDVSFQQSSTAKSATWTYSTELKKLYCQIAKTCPIQIKVLTTPPQGAVIRAMPVYKKAEHVTEVVKRCPNHELSREFNDGQIAPASHLIRVEGNNHAQYLEDSITGRQSVLVPYEPPQVGTEFTTILYNFMCNSSCVGGMNRRPILIIVTLETRDGQVLGRRCFEARICACPGRDRKADEDSIRKQHVTDATKSSEGMKRPFRQVSHGIQMSAIKKRRSTDEEVFCLPIKGREIYEILVKIKESLELMQFLPQHTIESYRQQQQNLLQKQTSMPSQPSFGSSSPTHGKVNKLPSVSQLINPQQRNTLTPSSMSGGLTDMTPMMGTHLPMNADMSSLSPTHALQPQLPLVPSSHCTPPPPYPMDSSISSFLIRLGCAGCLDYFTAQGLTNIYQIENYNMEDLSRLKIPAEFQHIIWKGIMEHRQAMDFSPPPHIVRTTSGASTVSVGASEARGERVIDAVRFTLRQTISFPPRDEWSDFSFDLDSRRNKQQRIKEEGE
- the tp63 gene encoding tumor protein 63 isoform X5, with the protein product MLYLETGTTTSYSESQYTNLGLLNSMDQNIQNGGSTSTSPYNNDHAQNSVTAPSPYAQPSSTFDALSPSPAIPSNTDYAGPHTFDVSFQQSSTAKSATWTYSTELKKLYCQIAKTCPIQIKVLTTPPQGAVIRAMPVYKKAEHVTEVVKRCPNHELSREFNDGQIAPASHLIRVEGNNHAQYLEDSITGRQSVLVPYEPPQVGTEFTTILYNFMCNSSCVGGMNRRPILIIVTLETRDGQVLGRRCFEARICACPGRDRKADEDSIRKQHVTDATKSSEGMKRPFRQVSHGIQMSAIKKRRSTDEEVFCLPIKGREIYEILVKIKESLELMQFLPQHTIESYRQQQQNLLQKQTSMPSQPSFGSSSPTHGKVNKLPSVSQLINPQQRNTLTPSSMSGGLTDMTPMMGTHLPMNADMSSLSPTHALQPQLPLVPSSHCTPPPPYPMDSSISSFLIRLGCAGCLDYFTAQGLTNIYQIENYNMEDLSRLKIPAEFQHIIWKGIMEHRQAMDFSPPPHIVRTTSGASTVSVGASEARGERVIDAVRFTLRQTISFPPRDEWSDFSFDLDSRRNKQQRIKEEGE